One window from the genome of Saccharomyces mikatae IFO 1815 strain IFO1815 genome assembly, chromosome: 6 encodes:
- the CDC60 gene encoding leucine--tRNA ligase CDC60 (similar to Saccharomyces cerevisiae CDC60 (YPL160W); ancestral locus Anc_8.683), whose product MSSGLVLENTARRDTLIAIEKKYQKLWAEEHQFEIDAPSIEDEPITMDCEELHRKYPKFMSSMAYPYMNGVLHAGHCFTLSKVEFSIGFERMNGKRALFPLGFHCTGMPILACADKLKREAELFGKNFDNVPLEEEETKEETPAEKEREDITKFKAKKSKAVAKKGRGKYQFEIMLQLGIPREEVIKFANAKYWLTYFPPLCESDCTSLGARIDWRRSFITTDANPYYDAFVRWQMNKLKATGKIKFGERYTVYSEKDGQPCMDHDRQTGEGVTPQEYIGIKIETLEFAADAAKIIDSSSEIDKSKKFYFIAATLRPETMYGQTCCFVSPTIEYGIFDAGDCYYIVTQRAFKNMSYQKLTPERGFYKPIVSVPGRAFIGTRIHAPQSVYPELRILPMETVIATKGTGVVTCVPSNSPDDYITTKDLLHKSEYYGIKPEWIDHEIIPIMRTQKYGDLTAKAIVEEKKIQSPKDKNLLAEAKKIAYKEDYYTGTMIYGPYKGERVEQAKNKVKADMIAAGEAFIYNEPESQVMSRSGDDCIVSLEDQWYIDYGEENWKKQAIECLEGMQLFAPEVKNAFEGVLDWLKNWAVSRTYGLGTRLPWDEKYLVESLSDSTSYQPFYTIAHLLFKDYYGNQIGPLGISADQITDEVFDYIFQLRDDVKDTDIPLTALQKLRREFEYFYPLDVSISGKDLIPNHLTFFIYTHVALFPKKFWPKGIRANGHLMLNNSKMSKSTGNFMTLEQIVKKFGADAARITLADAGDTVEDANFDESNGNAAILRLFNLKEWAEEVTKDSSKLRTGEITEFFDIAFEHEMNSLIEKTYDQYALTNYKNALKYGLFDFQAARDYYREASVSMHRELIIRYIETQALLLAPIAPHFAEYIYREVLGKQGSVQNAKFPRASKPIDKGTLAALDYLRNLQRSIRESEGHALKKKKGKSAEIDASKPVKLILLISESFPKWQSQCVEVVRKLFAEHTLNDNKKIREHVEPKEMKRAMPFISLLKQRLANENPEDVFQRELQFNEIDTIKAVAKNVERAAQVLKVAKFSAISFPHGAKTGKNIFTGEEVEIPSVAKIVEGAVPGHPGIIFQNI is encoded by the coding sequence ATGTCTTCTGGTTTAGTTTTGGAAAATACGGCACGTAGAGATACATTAAttgctattgaaaaaaagtaccAAAAATTATGGGCTGAGGAGCatcaatttgaaattgacgCCCCATCAATTGAAGATGAGCCTATTACAATGGACTGCGAAGAATTGCATCGCAAGTACCCCAAATTCATGTCGTCCATGGCCTATCCCTATATGAACGGTGTTCTGCATGCGGGTCATTGTTTTACTCTCTCTAAAGTTGAATTTTCTATtggttttgaaagaatgaaTGGTAAAAGAGCTTTGTTTCCATTGGGGTTCCACTGTACAGGTATGCCAATCCTAGCTTGTGCTGACAAACTAAAGAGAGAAGCAGAACTATTTGGCAAAAACTTTGACAATGTGCcactagaagaagaagaaactaaagaagaaactcCGGCTGAGAAAGAACGTGAGGATATCACCAAATTTAAAGCTAAGAAATCTAAAGCTGTTGCTAAGAAGGGCCGTGGTAAATACCAATTCGAGATTATGTTACAGCTTGGTATCCCTAGAGAAGAAGTCATAAAGTTTGCCAATGCTAAATACTGGTTGACTTACTTCCCACCATTATGTGAAAGCGATTGTACTTCACTTGGAGCTCGTATTGACTGGAGACGTTCCTTTATTACCACCGATGCTAATCCTTATTATGATGCCTTTGTTAGATGGCAAATGAACAAGTTAAAGGCTACAGGTAAGATCAAATTTGGTGAGCGTTATACTGTTTACTCTGAAAAAGATGGACAACCTTGTATGGACCATGATAGACAAACTGGTGAGGGTGTTACTCCACAGGAATATATCGGTATTAAAATTGAAACTTTGGAGTTTGCGGCTGATGCAGCAAAAATTATCGATTCAAGCTCAGAAATAGATAAATCTAAAAAGTTCTATTTCATTGCTGCTACTTTGAGACCCGAAACTATGTATGGCCAAACATGTTGTTTTGTTTCCCCAACAATTGAGTACGGCATATTTGATGCAGGTGATTGTTACTATATTGTTACCCAACGTGCATTTAAGAACATGTCATACCAGAAGTTAACACCCGAGAGAGGTTTTTACAAGCCGATAGTTTCTGTTCCAGGTAGGGCCTTCATTGGTACTAGAATTCATGCTCCACAATCCGTTTATCCAGAATTAAGAATATTGCCGATGGAAACAGTCATCGCCACCAAGGGTACTGGTGTGGTCACATGCGTTCCATCTAACTCTCCGGATGATTACATTACCACCAAAGATTTGTTGCATAAATCTGAATATTACGGCATTAAGCCTGAATGGATTGACCATGAAATTATCCCAATTATGCGCACTCAAAAGTATGGTGATTTAACTGCCAAAGCtattgttgaagaaaagaaaatacagTCTCCAAAGGATAAAAATTTGTTAGCGGaggcaaagaaaattgCTTACAAAGAGGATTATTACACTGGTACTATGATATATGGTCCTTATAAGGGTGAGAGGGTTGAACAAGCCAAAAATAAGGTCAAGGCTGATATGATTGCTGCAGGTGAGGCTTTCATCTACAATGAACCAGAATCACAAGTTATGTCGCGTTCTGGTGATGACTGTATTGTTTCCTTGGAAGACCAATGGTACATTGATTACggtgaagaaaattggAAGAAGCAAGCCATTGAATGTTTGGAAGGTATGCAATTATTTGCTCCTGAGGTTAAAAACGCTTTCGAGGGTGTTTTAGATTGGCTTAAAAATTGGGCTGTCTCTCGTACATATGGTCTAGGTACTAGGTTGCCCTGggatgaaaaatatttggttGAGTCTTTATCAGATTCCACTTCTTACCAACCTTTTTATACCATCGCACATTTGTTATTTAAGGATTACTATGGTAATCAGATCGGACCATTGGGAATTTCAGCTGATCAAATCACAGATGAGGTATTCGATTACATTTTTCAGCTTCGCGATGATGTTAAGGACACTGATATTCCATTAACTGCTCTTCAAAAGTTAAGAAGAGAGTTTGAGTATTTTTACCCATTGGATGTCTCTATTTCCGGTAAGGATTTGATTCCAAACCATTTGACATTCTTTATCTACACCCACGTTGCACTATtcccaaaaaaattctggCCAAAGGGTATCAGAGCCAATGGTCACCTGATGTTAAACAACTCTAAAATGTCCAAATCCACTGGTAATTTCATGACTTTAGAGCAAATTGTTAAAAAGTTTGGTGCTGATGCAGCTCGTATTACACTTGCCGATGCTGGTGATACTGTCGAAGACgcaaattttgatgaatCTAACGGCAATGCTGCTATTTTGAGATTATTCAACCTTAAGGAGTGGGCAGAAGAAGTCACCAAAGATTCATCTAAATTGAGAACTGGTGAGATCACCGAATTCTTTGATATCGCATTTGAACACGAAATGAACTCTTTGATTGAAAAGACTTATGATCAATACGCATTGACTAATTATAAGAATGCCTTGAAATATGGTCTTTTCGATTTTCAAGCTGCTAGAGACTACTATCGGGAAGCTAGTGTCTCAATGCATAGGGAGTTAATCATCCGTTATATTGAAACACAAGCTTTATTACTCGCTCCAATTGCACCTCATTTCGCTGAGTATATCTACCGTGAAGTTTTAGGTAAACAAGGCTCTGTACAAAATGCTAAATTCCCACGTGCTTCTAAACCAATAGATAAGGGTACCTTAGCAGCTTTAGATTACTTGAGAAATTTACAAAGAAGCATAAGAGAAAGTGAAGGTCAtgctttaaaaaaaaagaagggtAAGTCTGCTGAAATCGATGCATCCAAACCTGTCAAGTTGATTTTACTAATTTCTGAGTCATTCCCAAAATGGCAATCACAATGCGTTGAAGTTGTTCGTAAATTATTTGCCGAACACACTttaaatgacaataaaaagaTTAGAGAGCACGTTGAACCTAAGGAAATGAAGAGAGCTATGCCATTCATTTCCTTGTTAAAACAGCGGTTAGCTAATGAAAATCCAGAGGATGTTTTCCAAAGGGAATTACAGTTCAACGAAATCGACACTATCAAAGCTGTTGCAAAAAATGTTGAAAGAGCTGCACAAGTTTTGAAGGTT